The nucleotide sequence CCGTCCAATTGAAATCAGAGCGGTAGTAGAGGACCTACTACTAACCCCCTCGTGCCCTCCCACCGTCTCTCCACCATCCCCACCGCCAGGCGCCATCTCAGTCCCACTTTACGTCACCATCATTTCTCCTGTCAATAGCCCTCGCATCCAATTCtcaccattttcattttcatttttctttctcaatcatttttcttcactaTATACACCACCATTTTCGGCCATCTTTTCACCTCACACAATTTCCACACggtatcattttttaatttgtgaTTAAATACCAACTTTCAGATGCAATtactaaatataatattaattctCCTCTACGCCATCCCCATGCAATTTTCATTTCCAATTCCCACTCCAGAAATTACGTGACAACTCCAAACATATCACGCAAAAATCATAGAAGGGCATTCCGGTAATTTGATTCCGCGAGTGAGGCCCCTCGACAGCTATATAAGGCCCACGCATCTTAGTGGAGCTTACACAAATCGAAGCCCTAGACAAATCACCCTCCAACTCCCAAAATGTCGTCTCAGGTCGTCGCCGGTCACAGGGAAAACGCTGAGGTGTACACCGGCGAAGCCCTCTGCAAGCAGAAGTCTCGTGAGCTACTAGAGGAGATCTGTCTGCCCAAGGGTCTGTTACCTCTAGAAGACTTGGAGGAGGTGGGGTACAACCGCTCCACCGGCTTTGTGTGGCTGAAGCAGAAGAAGAGGAAGCAGCACAAGTTCCAGCGCATCGGCCGCAACGTCTCCTACGACACGGAAGTGACAGCCTTCGTGGAGAAGCAGCGGATGAAGAAGCTGACTGGGGTGAAGAGCAAGGAGCTTCTCATCTGGGTCACCATCTCCGACATCTACATCGACGATCCCTCTTCCGGGAAGATCGCTTTTGGCAACTCCACCACCGGAATATCTAGATCATTTCCGGTGTCGGCGTTCGATCTGGATGAGAGCAACGGTTCTTCTACCTGATTTTTATTGAATCAAGCAGTTGGGATGTGTGTATGTATGCATGAATGAATGGAACAAATGCTATTTGAATGAAAGTAAATTGCTCTCATATTTGATATTGAACTCTTTGTGCTCTTTTCTTATGAGATTTTACGGACAACTTATGGGAGAGATGAGAGCGAAGTGAGAAAAGAAAGTAACATGGAAGTATTTTGGACTACGTTTGAATTCAATTTGAGTTATAGCTTTGAGGATGAGAAGATGGGTGCCAAAGGGTTGAGTGCTAACTGCTAAATTCTTCCCTCTCACCTGGTCCAATACGGAACTGCCCTGCTGCTCATCCctattattttaatcttttttcaaGATTTTCGAGTTCCTCCGGAGCAGCATCTTTCCATGCcctattattttaatgtttttcaaGATTTTCCAGGATTATAGTTCCTCCGCAATTTGAATTTTATGGGACCAACTCCATAAATGAAGTGGGCATCTCCCCTTTTTTTGGGGGGGACTAACAAAAATCAAAGTAGATGTTGATTGTTCTCTCACCCTCGTTTCTTCTGGCCATACCATGTTACAGAGGTCAATTTCACTCATTCATAAATGATTCTCCTCTGATTCCAACCCTATTTCCATTCTTATTCCCATTCCTTGTCAAGGATCCAATTCCATGAGGGCATCACGTCTGGTGCCCACCACCACCCTTTTGCCCTCGCCATGCCACCAACTTGGATTTCTTGTTCGGTTTTTGCCTAAAGCTCCATTCATTAGTCAAACAAAATAGCATCTAATTATTATATCCACGCCTCCCACAGCATTTGGGTGCACATTGATCTGGTCGAGATAGAAATACGATTCCTTGCGTCTAAAACAGGTGGGGCTGTAAAAGAGAATGAACCATACAAAAAAGCATATATGTTAATCTCTTCTTTCTTCCCTTTCACTGTGGCTATCAACAAATGTTTAGAGGTAACCGCCCTAGAACGGCCTATCAATGCATATAGACAATTTCCTAAATGCATATCTTCACAAAATATGCCTTTTATGTTGACTGCTTGATCAGTACTCCTATCTTACAGATCAAGGGCGTGGCTTTCAGGGGCTAGAGGCAACACTTGTATAGGGAAAGAAGTTGAGGTTCTTACCCTCCAACAAGTTGTGTAATGGCAGCAATTAAAACCATCATTATCAGTTTAGATGAACAAACTAATATAAAAAGGCAACGAATGCAAACAGCCAGAGAGACATTTGCAAAAAGGGTAAATGTATTAGAGAAACCTTACAAAATGCGCTTACCAAAATTGTAAAAACTAAATACAGAGAAAGGGAGAAGAATTATTTTATCCAGTACCTCCTTGATATTTGTGGGCAAAAAACAGTAGAGGTGTGGAGTTCTGCATCACTGTGTTTGTTTTACACTCTTTTTGCGATGGAGAGATAGTAATCTTCTGAGGTGGAGCAAACAGTTCGAGGACTAGAAAATTCGATCTGTGCTCTGTTCGTTTGGTCAAGAAGTCCCATAAGGCAGGACCTTTGCCTATGTTAggtttcttcttttccttgttGTCATTGAATATATTCTGTATACTTCCTGTGTACCTGGGTTGTGCCCCCTTTTCGTTAGATGtttcttaataaatttatcttcacctctcaaaaaatattgaagttCTTTAGAAATCTAAAGTGTATAACAGAGAAAGTTGGGGTAATGCCCAGAGGTTAGAAGCAAGCTTCAAGCATGCAAATATAGAAAAGAATAGTACAAAACATGACGACAAATAGCAATCCTTACCATAGGTAATTTCGGATCTGTACAAcacaagtgttcataagatctACAGTCACAGATGACctgaaaaagaaagcaaaattgCAGTTTTCTCAAATGTACGCACCCACAAAAAATATTCTGAGCATTCATATGAAAGTTATCTAAAGAAATATTTGTGCTTAGTATCAACTGAATTAAATAAGTTTAGCTAGTGCCGGATGGCATCACTAATGGACTAGCAGAACAGGACATAAGAGAGACCAATACCAGAAGGCCTTAAtattcatacaaaataaatcaatgctaaatatacaaaataatctTACCAATATGGAAACCAGTCAACATGAAGCAACAAGAGgatatgtaaaagaaaaagaaaaaaagagagagcaGGGGTTAAAAACTAAATCCAATTGGGAGATGCATTCTGACATAGTGATAATCATAAATTGAAGTTTACTACATGGATGCCCGTCAACCTGAAGGAACAAGTGaagtagaaaaaaagaaaatgaaatggttAAAAATGTAAACCCAGTTTTCAGACATAATGATAATTATAGATTAAAGTTTACCATCATGGAAGGCAGTCAGCATGAAGAAACAGgtgaataagaaaaagaaaagaaaagaaaagaaaagaaaaagaaacagtTA is from Vitis riparia cultivar Riparia Gloire de Montpellier isolate 1030 chromosome 10, EGFV_Vit.rip_1.0, whole genome shotgun sequence and encodes:
- the LOC117924182 gene encoding uncharacterized protein LOC117924182 — protein: MSSQVVAGHRENAEVYTGEALCKQKSRELLEEICLPKGLLPLEDLEEVGYNRSTGFVWLKQKKRKQHKFQRIGRNVSYDTEVTAFVEKQRMKKLTGVKSKELLIWVTISDIYIDDPSSGKIAFGNSTTGISRSFPVSAFDLDESNGSST